From Halotia branconii CENA392, the proteins below share one genomic window:
- the htpG gene encoding molecular chaperone HtpG, translating into MLEQGTISIHTENIFPIIKKSLYSDHQIFLRELVSNAVDAIQKLNMVSRAGEYAGDIGEPEIQIAIDKDKKTLSITDNGIGMTAEEVKKYINQVAFSSAEEFIHKYQGKSDQPIIGHFGLGFYSSFMVAQKVEIDTLSYQEGAQAIHWSCDGSPEFTLEDSTRTTRGTTITLTLQGEEEEFLEAARIQNLVKTYCDFMPVPIKMDGEVLNRQKAPWRESSNNLTQEDYLEFYRYLYPFQEEPLLWVHLNTDYPFIINGILYFPKMRPDVDVAKGQIKLFCNQVFVSDNCEEIIPQFLMPMRGVIDSTDIPLNVSRSALQGDRTVKKIGDYIAKKVGDRLKELYRDNREQYISAWKDLGTFVKFGVLNDEKFKKQIEDIIIFRTTAEKLKNSETASVQVQSNEDDAWQDVTTAGDSPISTSPYTTLKEYLERNKERHENRVFYCTDAATQATYVELHKNQGLEVLFMDSFIDTHFINFLEREYQDVKFTRVDSDLDNTLLEQDKSGEIVDPKTNKTRSEVIKELFEKSLNKPKVNIRTEALKSEDPQGTPPAMVLLPEILRRLREMNAMMQQQNAEFPEDHILLVNTAHPLIQNLANLNQGSIIQGDGQSPTSQLVDMICQHVYDLALMSQKGFDAEGMKSFVERSNEVLTKLTEQASK; encoded by the coding sequence ATGCTAGAACAAGGCACTATCAGTATTCATACTGAGAATATTTTCCCAATTATCAAGAAGTCACTTTACTCAGACCATCAAATCTTCTTGCGGGAATTGGTATCCAACGCTGTAGACGCAATTCAAAAGCTAAATATGGTATCCCGCGCCGGGGAATACGCCGGAGACATCGGTGAGCCAGAGATTCAAATCGCCATAGATAAAGACAAAAAAACCCTTTCCATTACCGATAATGGCATTGGGATGACAGCAGAGGAAGTTAAAAAATATATCAATCAAGTTGCTTTCTCTAGTGCCGAAGAATTTATTCATAAATATCAAGGCAAATCAGACCAACCAATTATCGGTCACTTTGGTCTAGGCTTTTACTCCTCCTTTATGGTGGCGCAAAAAGTCGAAATCGATACTCTCTCCTACCAAGAAGGCGCGCAAGCGATTCACTGGAGTTGTGATGGTTCTCCAGAGTTCACCCTCGAAGATTCAACCCGCACAACTCGCGGTACTACCATTACCCTCACCCTCCAAGGAGAAGAAGAAGAGTTTTTAGAAGCAGCACGTATTCAAAATCTTGTCAAGACCTACTGCGACTTCATGCCAGTACCAATAAAAATGGATGGTGAAGTCTTAAATAGGCAAAAAGCACCGTGGCGGGAGTCTTCTAATAACTTGACTCAAGAAGATTATTTAGAGTTTTACCGCTATTTGTATCCTTTTCAAGAAGAACCATTGTTGTGGGTGCATCTAAATACTGATTATCCCTTCATCATCAACGGGATTTTGTATTTTCCCAAAATGAGACCCGATGTCGATGTCGCCAAAGGTCAGATTAAGCTATTTTGCAATCAAGTTTTTGTCAGCGACAACTGCGAAGAAATTATCCCGCAATTTCTCATGCCGATGCGGGGTGTCATTGATAGTACCGATATTCCTCTCAACGTATCACGTAGTGCATTGCAAGGCGATCGCACAGTAAAAAAAATCGGCGATTACATAGCCAAAAAAGTAGGCGACAGGCTCAAAGAACTTTACCGCGATAACCGCGAACAATACATCAGTGCCTGGAAAGACCTTGGTACATTTGTCAAATTCGGTGTTCTCAACGACGAGAAATTTAAAAAACAAATCGAAGACATCATCATCTTCCGTACTACAGCAGAGAAATTAAAAAACAGTGAAACTGCTTCAGTTCAAGTTCAATCTAACGAAGATGACGCTTGGCAAGATGTCACCACTGCTGGTGATTCCCCAATTTCTACTTCTCCATATACCACTCTCAAAGAATACTTAGAACGCAATAAAGAACGCCACGAAAATCGAGTTTTTTACTGCACCGATGCAGCCACCCAAGCTACCTACGTAGAACTGCACAAAAACCAAGGTTTAGAAGTCCTATTTATGGACTCCTTCATCGACACCCACTTTATCAACTTCTTAGAACGGGAATATCAGGATGTCAAATTTACACGGGTAGACTCCGACTTAGATAACACCCTGCTAGAACAAGACAAATCTGGGGAAATAGTTGATCCCAAGACTAATAAAACCCGTAGTGAAGTCATTAAAGAACTATTTGAGAAATCCCTCAATAAACCTAAGGTAAATATCCGTACCGAGGCTTTAAAATCCGAAGATCCTCAAGGTACACCACCAGCGATGGTACTTTTACCAGAGATTCTCCGCCGCCTCCGGGAAATGAACGCCATGATGCAACAGCAGAATGCAGAGTTTCCTGAAGACCATATTTTGCTGGTAAATACTGCCCATCCCCTGATTCAAAATCTGGCGAATCTCAACCAAGGCAGTATTATTCAAGGTGATGGCCAGTCACCTACATCACAATTAGTAGACATGATTTGCCAACACGTCTATGATTTAGCGCTGATGTCTCAAAAAGGTTTTGACGCTGAAGGCATGAAATCTTTTGTCGAACGCTCAAACGAAGTACTCACCAAACTCACAGAACAAGCCAGCAAGTAA
- the gloA gene encoding lactoylglutathione lyase: MRLLHTMLRVGNLEESLKFYCEILGMKLLRRKDYPGGEFTLAFVGYGDESDNTVLELTYNWGVEKYELGNAYGHIALGVDDIYAACEEIRNQGGKVTREPGPMKHGSTVIAFVEDPDGYKVELIQLAKSSLEAESREREKVKG; encoded by the coding sequence ATGCGATTACTACACACAATGCTGCGAGTGGGCAACCTTGAAGAGTCCTTGAAATTTTACTGCGAAATCCTGGGAATGAAATTACTGCGGAGAAAAGATTATCCAGGAGGAGAATTTACCTTAGCTTTTGTAGGCTACGGTGATGAAAGCGACAATACAGTACTAGAACTCACTTATAACTGGGGAGTAGAAAAGTACGAATTGGGTAATGCTTACGGTCACATTGCTCTTGGTGTAGATGATATTTACGCTGCGTGTGAAGAAATCAGGAATCAAGGCGGTAAAGTTACACGCGAACCAGGCCCCATGAAACACGGTTCAACAGTAATTGCTTTTGTAGAAGATCCAGATGGATATAAAGTTGAACTAATTCAATTGGCTAAATCCTCATTAGAAGCAGAAAGCCGTGAACGGGAAAAAGTAAAAGGGTAA
- the clpB gene encoding ATP-dependent chaperone ClpB translates to MQPTDPNKFTDKAWEAIVKSQDIVRAYQQQQLDVEHLIIALLEEPTSLAIRILAKAEIDPIRLQQQLEAFTQRQPKVGKSDQLYLGRSLDVMLDKAEEAREKMKDDFISVEHILLAFAEDDRIGRRVLKSLNADSIKLEASIKTVRGSQKVTDQNPESRYDALQKFGRDLTEQAKAGKLDPVIGRDDEIRRVIQVLSRRSKNNPVLIGEPGVGKTAIAEALAQRMVNGDVPESLKNRQLITLDIGSLIAGAKLRGEFEERLKAVLKEVTESNGQIVLFIDELHTVVGTGSSQQGAMDAGNLLKPMLARGELRCIGATTLDEFRKHIEKDAALERRFQQVFVDQPSVENTISILRGLKERYEVHHNVKISDSALVAAATLSARYISDRFLPDKAIDLVDEAAAQLKMEITSKPAELETIDRRLMQLEMEKLSLAGEEKSISPTKERLERIEQEIADLTVKQQEYNEQWQGEKQLLEAISTLKKEEDALRVQIEQAERAYDLNKAAQLKYGKLEGVQRDREVKEAKLIEIQSQGSTLLREQVTEADIAEIVAKWTGIPVNRLLESERQKLLQLESHLHQRVIGQQEAVAAVSAAIRRARAGMKDPSRPIGSFLFMGPTGVGKTELARALAQFLFDSDDALVRLDMSEYMEKHSVSRLVGAPPGYIGYEEGGQLSEAIRRRPYSVVLLDEVEKAHPDVFNILLQVLDDGRITDSQGRAVDFRNTVIVMTSNIGSEYILDVSGDDTKYEMMQKRVTDALRSHFRPEFLNRVDDIILFHTLSRSEMRHIIRIQLKRVENLLQEQKISFDISAAACDYLVEAGYDPVYGARPLKRAIQREVENAIATKLLENTFISGDTIVIDKGEQGLTFSKKLSVKVSVPQSTT, encoded by the coding sequence ATGCAGCCTACAGATCCTAATAAATTTACTGATAAAGCCTGGGAAGCAATTGTGAAATCTCAGGATATAGTCCGTGCATATCAACAACAGCAACTAGATGTTGAACATTTAATCATTGCCCTTTTAGAAGAACCCACTAGTTTAGCAATCCGTATTCTGGCTAAAGCCGAGATCGATCCCATCCGCTTGCAACAACAACTAGAAGCATTTACTCAACGTCAACCTAAAGTGGGCAAAAGCGATCAGCTATATCTTGGTCGCAGTTTAGACGTGATGCTAGACAAAGCCGAAGAAGCTAGGGAGAAAATGAAAGATGATTTCATCTCTGTAGAACATATTCTCTTGGCTTTTGCTGAGGACGATCGCATCGGCAGACGGGTACTCAAAAGCTTGAATGCAGATAGTATCAAGCTGGAAGCTAGTATTAAAACTGTACGTGGCAGCCAAAAAGTGACAGATCAAAACCCAGAATCCCGCTATGACGCTCTACAAAAATTTGGCAGGGACTTGACAGAACAAGCCAAAGCTGGAAAATTAGACCCAGTAATTGGCCGGGATGATGAAATTCGACGAGTCATTCAGGTGTTATCACGGCGTAGCAAAAATAATCCAGTTTTAATTGGTGAACCAGGAGTAGGTAAAACTGCGATCGCTGAAGCATTGGCACAGCGCATGGTCAATGGTGATGTTCCCGAATCTTTAAAAAATCGCCAACTAATTACTTTAGATATTGGTAGTTTGATTGCTGGGGCAAAATTGCGAGGAGAATTTGAAGAACGTCTCAAAGCAGTTCTCAAAGAAGTTACCGAATCGAACGGTCAAATTGTTTTATTTATTGATGAACTACACACCGTTGTCGGTACTGGTTCAAGTCAACAAGGGGCGATGGATGCCGGAAATTTACTCAAACCAATGCTAGCGCGGGGAGAACTGCGCTGCATTGGGGCTACTACCTTAGACGAGTTTCGTAAACACATTGAAAAAGACGCAGCCCTAGAACGCCGCTTTCAGCAGGTATTTGTCGATCAACCGAGTGTGGAAAATACTATTTCCATTCTCCGGGGTTTGAAAGAACGCTACGAAGTTCATCACAACGTCAAAATTTCTGATTCGGCACTAGTAGCAGCAGCAACTCTGTCAGCGCGTTATATTAGCGATCGCTTCTTACCAGATAAAGCCATTGATTTAGTAGATGAAGCAGCCGCGCAATTGAAAATGGAGATTACCTCCAAACCAGCAGAATTAGAAACCATTGACCGCCGCTTGATGCAGCTAGAAATGGAAAAGCTATCATTAGCTGGAGAAGAAAAAAGTATTTCCCCAACAAAAGAGCGTTTAGAGCGAATCGAGCAAGAAATCGCCGATTTAACGGTCAAACAGCAGGAATACAACGAGCAATGGCAAGGGGAAAAACAATTATTAGAAGCTATCAGCACCCTGAAAAAAGAAGAAGATGCCCTGCGGGTGCAAATCGAACAGGCAGAACGCGCTTATGATTTGAATAAAGCTGCTCAATTGAAGTATGGCAAATTAGAAGGAGTGCAGCGCGATCGCGAAGTTAAAGAAGCCAAACTGATAGAAATTCAAAGCCAAGGTTCTACCCTATTGCGAGAACAAGTCACTGAAGCCGATATTGCCGAAATCGTTGCCAAGTGGACAGGAATCCCCGTTAATCGCCTTTTAGAGTCAGAACGGCAAAAATTGCTGCAACTCGAAAGTCATTTGCATCAACGAGTCATTGGACAACAAGAAGCCGTAGCCGCAGTCTCAGCAGCAATTCGTCGCGCCCGTGCCGGGATGAAAGATCCCAGCCGTCCCATTGGTTCATTTTTATTCATGGGGCCAACTGGCGTAGGTAAAACCGAACTTGCTCGTGCTTTAGCTCAATTTCTCTTTGATTCTGATGATGCTTTAGTGCGGCTGGATATGTCCGAGTACATGGAAAAACACTCAGTTTCTCGCCTTGTCGGCGCACCTCCAGGCTACATTGGCTATGAAGAAGGTGGTCAACTTTCTGAGGCGATTCGCCGCCGCCCTTACTCGGTAGTGCTGCTAGATGAAGTCGAAAAAGCGCATCCAGATGTGTTTAATATTTTATTGCAAGTCCTAGATGACGGTAGAATTACAGACTCTCAAGGTAGAGCAGTAGACTTCCGTAACACTGTGATTGTGATGACTAGTAACATCGGTAGCGAATACATATTAGATGTATCTGGTGATGATACCAAGTATGAAATGATGCAAAAACGAGTAACAGATGCCCTGCGCTCGCACTTCCGCCCTGAATTTCTCAACCGCGTAGATGATATCATTCTCTTCCATACACTCAGTCGCTCAGAAATGCGACACATCATCCGCATTCAACTCAAACGGGTAGAAAATCTCCTGCAAGAGCAAAAAATCTCCTTTGATATATCCGCCGCCGCCTGTGATTACCTCGTCGAAGCAGGTTACGATCCAGTTTATGGCGCACGTCCTCTCAAACGCGCAATTCAGCGAGAAGTCGAAAATGCGATCGCCACCAAATTATTAGAGAATACCTTTATCTCTGGAGATACAATCGTAATTGATAAAGGAGAACAAGGTCTAACTTTTAGTAAAAAACTATCAGTAAAAGTCTCAGTTCCACAAAGTACGACATAG
- a CDS encoding methyltransferase domain-containing protein, translated as MELITSLDLRKSEYLSKDRFISYHHQLRLIFSLGSQVNNILEIGIFNSFLTDILKRNGYQVSTADVDPKLDPDIVLDLTTDFSLPKNKFDAIVLFQVLEHLPYEQSEQALKNLAEVTKKFLVISLPYNTQFFALQLRFSYIQRSRYLLMKMPRFWSSKPMSDQHYWEIGLKGYPKKRILNSITKAGLTLKQEFIDPVHPYHLFFVLEKNSSNT; from the coding sequence ATGGAATTAATAACATCGTTAGACCTGAGAAAATCTGAGTATTTATCCAAAGATCGATTCATCAGTTATCATCACCAGTTGCGGCTAATATTTTCTCTTGGTAGTCAGGTAAACAACATTCTTGAAATTGGGATTTTTAACTCATTCTTAACAGATATCCTTAAACGAAATGGCTACCAAGTATCAACTGCTGATGTTGACCCTAAATTAGATCCAGATATAGTTTTAGATCTTACAACTGACTTTTCACTACCTAAAAACAAATTTGATGCAATTGTACTATTCCAAGTCTTAGAACACCTACCTTATGAACAGTCAGAACAAGCCCTCAAAAACCTTGCAGAAGTAACTAAAAAGTTTTTGGTGATTTCATTGCCTTACAATACGCAATTCTTTGCACTCCAGTTGAGATTTTCTTATATACAAAGGTCAAGATATTTATTAATGAAAATGCCAAGATTCTGGAGTAGCAAACCCATGTCAGATCAGCACTACTGGGAAATTGGACTCAAAGGATATCCCAAAAAGCGAATTTTAAACTCCATTACTAAAGCTGGATTAACCCTTAAGCAAGAATTTATCGATCCTGTTCATCCATATCACCTCTTTTTCGTATTAGAGAAAAATAGTAGTAATACTTAA
- the hpsA gene encoding hormogonium polysaccharide biosynthesis protein HpsA: MSLKRQLFKTIKQVFKYLNKNIVSAIKKQIVWLLRTLFITKRRRGSVNAGFVLPTVVMVSLVVILLTTAILFRSFERAKNASNVRVNEVTMQAATPALERAKAKISELFADPTLPRSVPSNTTFYTTLISKLPVYTLGDETPITLNYDIDANNVIEEPDTLENKENSKAAWKFPADTDNNGKFDSFILYAINFRTPPQVGATQTRKRIPLDARTPPMLPAKAGGACDIAGETSASLVGASGWYKLPTGELKKSFFVYTATVPITSIGSLDSSKYEPYRGNKGFSALEMQQDRSQVPITNNAVVYEDDLDITPGPRFRLNGRVFTNSNLLTGKSDQEIRLFQVSSRYSCYYERENGKIIVGGNVAGSSPISASDLGLVKVDLFQENNTPATATTATTNKSTSNNSNEIAYNSQAYAQRIDLLVNAQLIHTTSTDPQEVEEKRNKRITADPSLDSDKVRREELEIYFKKRTRRVPFKEVPYNDPTKPAIGTYTTANVLQGYNASGRSNGLRPPDSWIYPTDTNTTLTLNTAQLPAKDPDAVATSPVTEANLGDRIIVGNNLPELKWNDTKGIFVGEEEPETVAAGVTWASSTKDRTRTTSVKQLADLGVTGRDGFWEIAAASPRADALDVIGGLRVITGAGVYRRTGSGLPTIASALTVWPDTMPMSVPDPTDPLDASKQKRGDLVMRATAVYHYNSDSYAPNAATADDYQTPIACVSSYYNPTNATTAATSNNGLVYGVPATTSASVTRGQTLTAGLFTTAANADDVANTGVDLLERLKYQANLKFPNGRLVNPLLRQALAKATASKLTLSEQSAIDSTICAINIADGSLARNATVIPDGAIQETTFLDARQIKAIDKGAALTGNYNLEVEQRQPLEIRATVIDLNLLRTTSITGTWANEYLLPNSGIIYASREDAQKDISDSTSENVSASDYRLDPERRPNAVMLINGSNLSRQNNYRAEEKGLILATDLPAYVKGNFNLHTKQEFKGTDLLPAPSDATYDSKFYSRAASNRDRDFACRPSDPRLPNCTTGETWRSASVIADAVTLLSNNFREGFRDEGDYDLRNNQVNDPNAVLNRLKAGFWNNNFVTSSNFFINSGGDAYYTGTPTATDNNSSYLNNFVTPIQRRGDFPEYVMEMCFKIPVSECKTEPGVNDWYIGYDGDRTIQSHNLPIDADPTKLMAGTTAQPAMANFRRFARRVAFKRNSSGQLVNAANVAISITATPIPLGIKSGVVKRLPVVLTGTPSKVDAASLPDVAPNALWFATTSSTSTSPPAFNTGEIKYNFTNTNTSTPGSNFYRLFFRYPQAPDPTALLLSPPNYSSFRDFPGDTTTTPPFTSLSRNEYFQPLLEPVLQLQVTTAAPQDQGYASLAGSLSSVVKNTRWLSKASDTTFNLIIAAGDTPARVGASTYEINGGLHNFVRFLENWDGVNANISGSFIQFKRSIYATAPYQALVRPGAATAATTSSNVNALSTTAINSVFIRTLNTSRPGYTSDSTSVGSTAAGEAPYYMPPNRNWGFDVALLAQNPDLFAQRFVIPATDPPSEYFREVGRDDLWVKTLLCAVQTQTSDGFDTPDTTYFGSGLKFALPATERPGDCKLHP; the protein is encoded by the coding sequence ATGTCTTTAAAACGCCAGCTATTCAAGACAATCAAACAAGTCTTCAAATATCTGAATAAGAATATTGTATCTGCAATTAAAAAGCAAATTGTTTGGTTACTACGAACTTTATTTATTACCAAAAGACGGCGAGGTTCGGTAAACGCTGGTTTTGTGTTGCCAACAGTGGTAATGGTATCGCTAGTAGTTATACTGCTGACCACAGCAATTTTATTTAGATCATTTGAACGGGCAAAAAATGCAAGTAACGTCCGGGTGAATGAGGTTACAATGCAAGCCGCTACACCAGCTTTAGAAAGGGCTAAAGCAAAAATATCTGAATTATTTGCTGACCCCACTTTGCCACGTTCTGTCCCATCAAACACAACGTTCTACACTACTTTAATCTCTAAACTTCCTGTCTATACGTTGGGCGACGAGACTCCTATAACCCTGAATTATGATATCGATGCAAACAATGTAATTGAAGAACCTGATACTTTAGAAAACAAAGAAAACTCAAAAGCAGCTTGGAAATTTCCTGCCGATACAGATAATAATGGTAAATTTGATAGTTTTATTCTTTACGCGATCAACTTTCGGACTCCACCTCAAGTTGGTGCAACTCAAACTAGAAAGAGAATACCGCTAGATGCGAGAACTCCTCCTATGTTGCCAGCTAAGGCAGGTGGAGCCTGTGATATAGCAGGTGAAACTAGCGCTAGCTTGGTAGGCGCTTCTGGTTGGTATAAACTACCCACTGGAGAATTGAAAAAAAGCTTTTTCGTATATACGGCAACAGTTCCTATTACTAGTATAGGTAGTCTCGATTCGAGCAAATATGAACCGTATCGAGGTAATAAAGGCTTCTCGGCTTTAGAAATGCAACAAGACCGCAGCCAAGTTCCTATTACTAATAATGCTGTTGTTTATGAGGATGACTTAGACATCACACCAGGGCCTAGATTTCGTTTGAATGGACGCGTTTTCACCAATAGCAATTTATTGACTGGTAAAAGTGATCAAGAGATTAGATTATTTCAGGTCAGTAGCAGATATTCTTGTTATTACGAGCGAGAAAATGGCAAAATAATTGTTGGTGGTAATGTCGCAGGTAGTTCACCAATAAGTGCTTCAGACCTTGGGTTAGTTAAAGTAGATTTGTTTCAAGAGAATAATACTCCTGCAACAGCAACAACTGCAACTACAAATAAATCTACCTCGAATAACTCAAATGAAATTGCCTATAACAGTCAGGCTTATGCTCAACGCATTGACTTGTTGGTAAATGCACAATTAATTCATACTACAAGTACTGATCCTCAAGAGGTCGAAGAGAAGAGAAATAAACGGATTACAGCCGATCCCAGCTTAGACTCAGATAAAGTACGTCGGGAAGAATTAGAAATTTACTTTAAAAAACGTACTAGGCGCGTACCATTCAAAGAAGTACCTTATAACGATCCTACTAAACCTGCCATTGGTACTTATACTACAGCAAATGTTTTGCAAGGATATAACGCTTCAGGAAGAAGTAACGGATTACGTCCACCAGATAGCTGGATATATCCAACAGATACCAATACAACACTAACGCTAAATACGGCACAGCTACCTGCTAAAGATCCGGATGCTGTAGCTACTTCTCCTGTTACAGAAGCAAATTTAGGCGATCGCATTATTGTAGGTAATAATTTACCTGAACTCAAGTGGAACGATACAAAAGGAATTTTTGTTGGAGAAGAAGAACCTGAAACCGTAGCTGCTGGTGTGACTTGGGCAAGTAGTACTAAAGATCGCACTCGTACTACTAGCGTTAAACAGTTGGCAGATTTGGGGGTAACTGGACGTGACGGATTCTGGGAAATAGCCGCTGCTTCACCCCGCGCTGATGCTCTTGATGTAATTGGAGGATTACGAGTAATTACAGGTGCAGGTGTATATCGACGTACAGGTTCAGGACTACCTACTATTGCTTCAGCATTAACAGTCTGGCCTGACACTATGCCGATGTCAGTGCCTGATCCTACCGATCCTCTTGATGCGAGTAAACAAAAACGTGGTGATTTGGTAATGCGTGCTACAGCAGTCTATCACTACAACAGTGATTCTTATGCTCCTAATGCGGCTACAGCAGATGATTATCAAACACCAATAGCCTGTGTAAGTAGTTACTACAACCCCACTAATGCAACAACAGCAGCAACTTCTAATAATGGGCTAGTTTACGGTGTTCCCGCTACTACATCTGCTAGTGTAACTAGAGGACAGACCTTAACCGCTGGGTTGTTTACAACTGCGGCTAATGCTGATGATGTAGCAAACACTGGTGTAGATTTGCTAGAACGCTTAAAATATCAAGCTAACTTGAAATTTCCCAACGGTCGCCTTGTTAATCCTCTATTACGGCAAGCACTAGCTAAAGCAACAGCCAGCAAACTTACTTTATCTGAGCAATCAGCAATTGACTCTACTATCTGTGCAATCAACATTGCCGATGGCTCTTTAGCTCGTAATGCTACTGTTATTCCTGATGGTGCAATCCAAGAAACTACATTTCTTGATGCGAGACAAATTAAGGCTATAGATAAAGGTGCTGCATTAACTGGAAACTACAATCTAGAAGTTGAACAGCGTCAACCATTAGAAATTCGTGCCACAGTCATAGATTTAAATTTGCTTCGCACAACTTCAATCACTGGTACATGGGCTAATGAATATTTATTACCCAATAGTGGCATTATCTATGCCTCTCGTGAAGATGCTCAAAAAGATATCAGTGATTCAACCAGTGAAAACGTCAGCGCCAGTGACTACAGGCTTGATCCAGAACGCCGCCCTAACGCCGTTATGTTGATTAATGGCAGTAACTTGAGCCGCCAAAACAATTATAGAGCAGAAGAAAAAGGGTTAATTTTAGCAACTGATTTGCCAGCGTATGTTAAAGGCAATTTTAATCTGCACACTAAACAAGAATTTAAAGGTACAGATCTTTTGCCTGCTCCCAGTGATGCTACTTACGATAGTAAATTTTATAGTCGCGCTGCATCAAATCGCGATCGTGATTTTGCTTGTCGCCCTAGTGACCCTAGGTTACCTAATTGCACAACAGGCGAAACTTGGCGTTCTGCATCAGTTATTGCCGATGCTGTTACCTTGCTGTCTAATAACTTCCGCGAAGGTTTCCGCGATGAGGGTGATTACGACTTGCGGAATAACCAAGTTAACGATCCTAATGCCGTACTCAACCGACTGAAGGCAGGTTTCTGGAATAACAACTTCGTTACTTCATCGAATTTCTTCATTAACTCTGGTGGTGATGCCTACTACACAGGTACTCCTACAGCTACTGACAATAACAGTTCTTACTTAAATAACTTCGTCACACCTATTCAGCGCCGAGGAGATTTCCCAGAGTATGTAATGGAAATGTGCTTCAAGATACCAGTTTCAGAATGTAAAACAGAGCCTGGAGTAAATGATTGGTATATTGGTTACGACGGTGATAGAACAATACAATCTCATAATCTCCCAATAGATGCAGATCCTACCAAACTTATGGCTGGAACTACTGCCCAGCCAGCGATGGCAAATTTTAGAAGATTTGCCCGTAGGGTTGCGTTCAAACGAAATAGTTCTGGACAACTGGTTAATGCTGCTAATGTTGCTATAAGTATTACTGCTACTCCCATTCCATTAGGTATTAAATCAGGTGTAGTAAAACGATTGCCAGTAGTTCTAACAGGTACACCTAGTAAGGTAGATGCTGCTAGCTTACCTGACGTAGCACCTAATGCCTTATGGTTTGCAACCACATCAAGTACTTCTACTAGTCCACCAGCGTTCAACACTGGCGAGATAAAATACAACTTCACTAATACTAATACTAGTACTCCTGGTTCTAATTTTTACCGTCTATTCTTCAGGTATCCCCAAGCACCAGATCCTACTGCACTTCTCCTGTCACCCCCTAATTATTCTTCGTTTAGAGATTTTCCTGGAGACACGACGACAACGCCACCATTCACGTCTTTGTCAAGAAATGAGTATTTTCAACCGTTATTAGAACCTGTCTTGCAATTACAGGTAACAACCGCAGCACCTCAAGATCAAGGTTATGCCAGTTTAGCAGGATCATTGTCCAGCGTCGTTAAAAATACTAGATGGTTATCTAAAGCAAGCGACACAACTTTTAATCTCATAATTGCGGCTGGTGATACTCCTGCTCGTGTGGGTGCAAGTACTTATGAAATAAATGGGGGTTTACATAATTTTGTGCGCTTCTTAGAAAACTGGGATGGCGTTAATGCTAATATCAGCGGTTCATTTATCCAATTTAAACGCAGTATTTATGCTACTGCACCATACCAAGCTCTTGTCAGACCAGGGGCAGCAACTGCTGCTACAACCTCTTCTAACGTCAATGCTCTTTCTACTACTGCCATTAACAGTGTTTTTATTAGAACACTAAATACTTCAAGACCTGGTTATACATCAGATAGTACTTCTGTAGGTAGTACTGCTGCTGGGGAAGCGCCTTATTATATGCCTCCCAACCGTAACTGGGGTTTTGATGTAGCATTATTAGCCCAAAACCCCGACTTGTTTGCTCAGCGCTTTGTAATTCCAGCAACAGACCCTCCAAGTGAATATTTCAGAGAAGTTGGTCGGGATGACCTTTGGGTGAAAACTCTGTTGTGTGCTGTCCAAACTCAAACATCAGATGGATTTGATACCCCAGACACTACTTATTTTGGCAGCGGTTTAAAATTTGCACTCCCTGCAACTGAACGCCCTGGCGACTGCAAACTCCATCCATAA
- the rpmB gene encoding 50S ribosomal protein L28, protein MSRRCELTGKKANNAFAISHSHRRTKRLQHANLQSKRVWWAGGNRWVKMKLSTKAIKTLDSKGLEAMAKEAGINLNHY, encoded by the coding sequence ATGTCTCGTCGCTGTGAATTAACTGGCAAAAAGGCCAACAACGCCTTTGCAATTTCTCACTCTCACCGCCGTACCAAGCGCCTTCAACATGCCAACCTGCAATCAAAGCGTGTTTGGTGGGCAGGCGGAAACCGCTGGGTAAAAATGAAACTGTCTACCAAAGCAATCAAAACCTTAGATAGCAAAGGTTTAGAAGCAATGGCTAAAGAAGCTGGGATTAATTTAAATCATTACTAA